In Streptomyces dangxiongensis, one DNA window encodes the following:
- a CDS encoding ABC1 kinase family protein gives MSDLPRKAVTRTAKLAALPLGFAGRATWGLGKRIVGESAEIVGRELQQRTADQLFKVLGELKGGAMKFGQAMSVFESALPEEIAGPYRTALTKLQEAAPPMPTRTVHAVLQERLGPDWRDLFEEFEDKPAAAASIGQVHRAVWHDGREVAVKVQYPGAGEALLSDLGQLSRFARLLGPLIPGMDIKPLIAELRDRVSEELDYGLEAQAQTAHAEEFADDPDVVVPAVVHQCEQVLVTEWIDGIPLSEIITDGTPEQRDRAGQLLARFLFSGPARTGLLHADPHPGNFRLLPGGPAGEDDWRLGVLDFGTVDRLPGGLPLTIGVSLRFTLDGDAESVYELLRAEGFVKETIDLDPDAVLDYLLPIIEPARVDAFTFTRSWMRGQAARIADPRSPAYQLGKQLNLPPAYLLIHRVTLSTIGVLCQLGATVRLRQELVEWLPGFVADDPSEEEKPAAGA, from the coding sequence ATGTCTGATCTTCCCCGCAAGGCGGTCACCCGGACCGCCAAGCTCGCCGCGCTCCCGCTCGGCTTCGCCGGCCGGGCGACCTGGGGGCTGGGCAAACGGATCGTGGGCGAGTCCGCGGAGATCGTCGGCCGTGAGCTGCAGCAGCGGACGGCGGACCAGCTCTTCAAGGTGCTCGGTGAGCTGAAGGGCGGCGCCATGAAGTTCGGGCAGGCCATGTCCGTCTTCGAGTCGGCGCTGCCCGAGGAGATCGCCGGCCCCTACCGCACGGCCCTCACCAAGCTCCAGGAGGCCGCGCCGCCGATGCCGACCCGCACGGTGCACGCGGTGCTCCAGGAGCGGCTGGGACCGGACTGGCGCGACCTGTTCGAGGAGTTCGAGGACAAGCCCGCCGCCGCGGCGTCCATCGGGCAGGTGCACCGGGCGGTGTGGCACGACGGCCGCGAGGTCGCGGTCAAGGTGCAGTACCCCGGCGCCGGCGAGGCCCTGCTGTCCGACCTGGGGCAGCTCAGCCGTTTCGCCCGGCTGCTGGGCCCGCTCATCCCGGGCATGGACATCAAGCCGCTGATCGCGGAGCTGAGGGACCGCGTCTCCGAGGAACTGGACTACGGGCTGGAGGCCCAGGCCCAGACCGCGCACGCCGAGGAGTTCGCGGACGACCCGGACGTGGTGGTCCCTGCGGTGGTGCACCAGTGCGAGCAGGTCCTGGTGACCGAGTGGATCGACGGCATCCCCCTGTCGGAGATCATCACGGACGGCACCCCGGAGCAGCGCGACCGGGCCGGCCAGCTCCTGGCCCGCTTCCTGTTCTCCGGTCCGGCCCGCACCGGGCTGCTGCACGCCGACCCGCACCCCGGCAACTTCCGGCTGCTGCCCGGCGGCCCCGCAGGCGAGGACGACTGGCGCCTCGGGGTCCTGGACTTCGGCACGGTCGACCGGCTCCCCGGTGGTCTGCCGCTGACGATCGGGGTCTCGTTGCGGTTCACGCTGGACGGCGACGCCGAGTCGGTCTACGAACTGCTGCGCGCGGAAGGGTTCGTGAAGGAGACCATAGACCTGGACCCCGACGCGGTCCTCGACTACCTGCTGCCGATCATCGAACCGGCCCGGGTCGATGCGTTCACCTTCACCCGCTCGTGGATGCGCGGCCAGGCCGCGCGCATCGCCGACCCGCGCTCCCCGGCCTACCAGCTCGGCAAGCAGCTCAACCTGCCGCCGGCCTATCTGCTGATACACCGGGTGACCCTGAGCACGATCGGCGTGCTGTGCCAACTGGGCGCCACGGTACGGCTGCGGCAGGAACTGGTGGAGTGGCTGCCGGGCTTCGTGGCCGACGACCCGTCCGAGGAGGAGAAGCCGGCAGCCGGGGCGTGA